The DNA region GCCCACAGGCCGGACGCAAGCGCCTTGCCGGCCAGGCTCACCCCGAGTGGACCCGGAAACATCTCCGGGAACAGGGTCAGCACGGTCGCGCGCCAAGGTGGGGGCTTGGAGGTCATGGCGTCTGGTTACGGCACCACGGCCGTGAGGTCGAGGCTCTGCATCATCGCGGCCGCCTCCACGGCGCGGCGGAAGTCGGCAAGCTTGAAGGTCGCCACGTTGATCTTGCGCAGATCCAGCAGGCCCTCGCTCGCGAGCGCCGCCAGCTGGCCCGGCGCAGTCCTGTCGTACATGAACTGCCCGACCACCTCCCAATCATTGGCCAGCATCTCGCGAAACGAGAGCTCGAGCGGCGCCTCGGCGCTGCCCATCAACACCATCCGTCCGCCACGACGCAGCGCGCGCAGGCAGGAGAGCGTGGTCGAGGTGCTCTTGGCGGCGCCGAGCAGATCGAGCGCGACATCGGCGGTCCCACCGGCAGCGCGGCGGATGACCGACAAATCGGCGGTCGCATCGCCGGTGACGACGGCCGGAATGACGCGCGGCCCGAATGCATCGCGCAACTGCTCGAGCGCAGCCTGCTTGCGCCCGACGGCAATGACGCGGCCCGCGCCCATTGCGACCGCGAGCATGACGCCGCCCGAGCCGAAATAGCCGGTCGCGCCATTGACGATAATGGTCTGCCCGCCGCGCAGGCCGGTGCGCTGCAGCCCGCCGAACGGCACGATCAGTTTGGCGAGTCCGATCAGCTCGGTCGCCGGCGTGTCGTCGAGATTGGCCAGCGGCGTGGCGCAGGCGGCCGGCCAGTGCGCGATCTCGGCGAATGCGCCGTCGCGCCAACGCGCTTGCAATGCCAGCGCCTCCGGTGTCGTTACCGTCGCGGTGAGGCCGATCAGGATCTGCGGCGGATCGCGATCCGGAATGTCGCCGCGCAGATGCGGGCTCAGGAAGACGCGGTCGCCCTCCCTGGCGTGCGTGACGCTCTCGCCCGTGGCGACGACGCGCGCGATCGCGTTGGTGCCGGGCACGAACGGCATCGGCGGCAGGCTGTAGGGCAGCGCGCCCGACAGCAGCTTGTTGGTGTAGGACAGCACCATGCTGGTTTCGATCCGGACCACGACGCCATCGGGCGCGGGTTTCGGTGTCGCAACGTCTTCGAAACGGAGATCGTTGTGCGCGTGCAGGCGCCAGGCCTTGTGGGTGCTCGTCATTGGGATGCTCCTTGACAGTCCCCACCTACGTAGCCCGGATGGAGCGAAGTGCAATCCGGGGATCACGGCAGCCGGGCTAGGGTAACTGATGAGCGAGACGGCAGAGCGATTTCTATCCGAAGTCGTAGAGTTTTCACCTTCTCTTGCAGAGGTATATCGGGAGACAATCAAATATTGGGCTCCAGATCTTCCGCCTATTACGGTCGCCTATGCGGAGATTGGCAGAAAGTTCGCGGATATATTCGAGGAGTTAGACCCGAATACGCGAGCGTCCATTTTCGCGTTGGTCGAAGCAGGAATGCAGAGCGACGATGAGGCGATTGGAACAGCAGTTGCCACCGGCTTGATTGAAGCGTTGGTTGGCCGCGCATGGAGAACCGGTAGGTGGGAGCATGTGCGCGAGGAGCTTGGCCCTCTTTCGAAATCTCACGCAGATGCATGGCTAGGGGATTGAAGGCGTCCTCCAAGACCCTCCGCTGCCATGCGTCACTCCTTGGACGGATCGTCGCCGTCGATCACCTCGGGCAGCTCGATCACCACGCGACCACCGGCGAGATCGACGGTCGGCACCACGGCATTGGTGAACGGCAGCAGCATCGTCGCGCCCTGCGGCGGGGCGATCTCGATGATGTCGCCGGCGCCGAAATTGTGGATCGCGATCACCTTGCCGAGCGGTTGCTCCGATGGCGTCACCGCGGCGAGCCCGATCAGATCGGCATGGTAATATTCGCCGTCGTCGGTCGCGGGCAGCCGCTCGCGCGGAATGTAGAGCTCGATGCCGTTGAGCCGCTCGGCGTCATCGCGGGTGGCGACGCCCTTCAGCGTCACCACCAGATGATCCTTGGCCTCACGCAGCTGCGTGACCTCGAACTGGCGCTTGCCGTCCTTGGTCATCAGCGGGCCGTAATCCTTCACGGCCAGCGGGTCTTCGGTGAACGTCCATAGCCTGACGGCGCCGCGCACGCCATGCGCAGCGCCGATGCGGGCGACACAGACCGGTGCGATCACCGTATCGGCCGTTCAGCTTAGGCCTTGGCGGCGGCTTCGGCCTGCGCCTTGCGCTCCTTGCGCGGCACGGCCTTCTCGGGATTGTTGCGCGCGGTGCGCTTCACGACGCCGGCGGCATCGAGGAAGCGGGTGACGCGGTCCGACGGCTGCGCGCCCTTGGCGAGCCAGGCCTTCACCTTGTCCATGTCGAGCTTCAGGCGCGCCTCGTTGTCCTTCGGCAGCAGCGGGTTGAAGTGGCCGAGGCGCTCGATGAAGCGGCCATCGCGCGGGAAGCGCGAGTCGGCGACGACGACGTGATAAACCGGACGCTTCTTGGTGCCTGCGCGCGCGAGGCGGATAACGACGGACATTCAGTTCTCCTTCAAAAGTCGATGTGTTGGGTTGATTGGTATTCCGCGTCGCGCCGGCCACATGCGGACCGTCGCGACGAATTCTTCATTTCTTCTTGCCCGGGAAACCGCCGAGACCCGGCAGCGGCGGCTTGCCGGTGAGGCCGGTGAGCCCCGGCAGGTTCGGCAGCCCGCCGCGCAGGCTTGCGGGCAGATCCTTCGGCAGATTGGGCAGGCCACCGCCGGCGCCCCCCTGCATCTTGTCGGCGAGCGCCTTCATCTCCTCGGCCGAGGGCGGCTTCATGCCGCCGCCGAAGCCCATCGCCTGCGCGATGCCGGCGAGCGGACCGCGCTTGCCGCTTCCCATGGCCTTCATCATGTCGGCCATGTTGCGGTGCATT from Bradyrhizobium genosp. L includes:
- a CDS encoding quinone oxidoreductase family protein, which encodes MTSTHKAWRLHAHNDLRFEDVATPKPAPDGVVVRIETSMVLSYTNKLLSGALPYSLPPMPFVPGTNAIARVVATGESVTHAREGDRVFLSPHLRGDIPDRDPPQILIGLTATVTTPEALALQARWRDGAFAEIAHWPAACATPLANLDDTPATELIGLAKLIVPFGGLQRTGLRGGQTIIVNGATGYFGSGGVMLAVAMGAGRVIAVGRKQAALEQLRDAFGPRVIPAVVTGDATADLSVIRRAAGGTADVALDLLGAAKSTSTTLSCLRALRRGGRMVLMGSAEAPLELSFREMLANDWEVVGQFMYDRTAPGQLAALASEGLLDLRKINVATFKLADFRRAVEAAAMMQSLDLTAVVP
- the rimM gene encoding ribosome maturation factor RimM (Essential for efficient processing of 16S rRNA), encoding MIAPVCVARIGAAHGVRGAVRLWTFTEDPLAVKDYGPLMTKDGKRQFEVTQLREAKDHLVVTLKGVATRDDAERLNGIELYIPRERLPATDDGEYYHADLIGLAAVTPSEQPLGKVIAIHNFGAGDIIEIAPPQGATMLLPFTNAVVPTVDLAGGRVVIELPEVIDGDDPSKE
- the rpsP gene encoding 30S ribosomal protein S16, producing MSVVIRLARAGTKKRPVYHVVVADSRFPRDGRFIERLGHFNPLLPKDNEARLKLDMDKVKAWLAKGAQPSDRVTRFLDAAGVVKRTARNNPEKAVPRKERKAQAEAAAKA